A window from Aureibacillus halotolerans encodes these proteins:
- a CDS encoding chemotaxis protein CheA, which yields METNQYLDVFIDESKEHLQGINDSLLQLEKDPTDLTHIEVIFRAAHTIKGMSATMGYDDLANLTHQMENVLDQIRNKVLHVTQQVLDVLFTSVDLMEAMVDDISSGGNGKKDVSAAVAELTDIELGKTSTKGQSVRKAENASANIQDSYSELALDSFTQTVIDQSFEQGFDAYHIIVYLSPHCLLKAARAFMVFELMEKKGDIVYSAPNVENIEKEDFDDHFQLVLITKDSKAEIEAVILKVSEIAGVDLAPMQRTMDASEEEDVKGAESVVEMPPEDVHKQVVSSKEASVDTPKAASKTIRVNIAKLDHLMNLFEELVVGRGRLEQISKELGNDDLNDSVERMVRTSQDLQSMILTMRMVPVDQVFNRFPRMVRQLAKDLGKQVQLDIVGAETELDRTVIDEIGDPLVHLIRNALDHGIETPEVRVQRGKTPVGHLTLSAYHSGNHVFIDIKEDGAGIAKEKVLAKAIERGLVTSDQADQLEEQQVFELTMAPGFSTAEKISDVSGRGVGLDVVKNTIESLGGHISITSELNKGTTFSVQLPLTLSIISVMLTKIADETYAIPLSSIVETAIIRRDQVMRAHQQEVIDFRGKVVPLVFLGRVFNVEGMDEQGSHLSVLIVRKGDKMAGIVVDELIGQQEVVLKSLGNYLTSIFAISGATILGDGKVSLIVDCNSLIKS from the coding sequence ATGGAAACCAATCAATATCTTGACGTGTTTATTGATGAAAGCAAGGAGCATTTGCAAGGAATCAACGACAGCTTACTGCAGCTTGAGAAAGACCCGACTGATTTGACGCATATAGAGGTCATTTTTCGGGCAGCGCATACCATTAAAGGCATGTCTGCAACAATGGGGTATGATGACCTTGCCAATTTAACGCATCAAATGGAAAACGTACTAGACCAAATTCGAAATAAAGTCCTTCACGTCACACAGCAAGTCCTTGATGTATTGTTTACTTCTGTGGATTTAATGGAGGCGATGGTGGATGATATTTCTTCTGGTGGCAATGGGAAAAAAGATGTCTCGGCCGCCGTTGCCGAACTGACAGACATTGAACTAGGCAAAACCTCCACAAAGGGCCAAAGCGTTCGGAAAGCAGAAAACGCTTCTGCGAACATTCAAGATTCGTATAGCGAGCTCGCCCTTGATTCGTTTACGCAAACAGTCATTGATCAATCTTTTGAGCAAGGGTTTGACGCGTACCATATCATTGTTTACTTGTCGCCACATTGTTTATTGAAAGCGGCTCGGGCATTTATGGTGTTTGAATTGATGGAGAAAAAAGGCGACATTGTCTACTCCGCACCGAATGTCGAAAATATTGAAAAAGAAGACTTTGATGATCATTTCCAACTTGTTTTGATTACGAAAGATAGCAAAGCAGAAATTGAGGCGGTTATTCTTAAAGTGTCAGAAATTGCTGGGGTTGACCTGGCGCCAATGCAACGCACTATGGATGCCTCTGAAGAGGAGGATGTAAAAGGCGCTGAGTCGGTTGTCGAGATGCCTCCTGAGGATGTACATAAGCAGGTAGTGTCGAGCAAGGAAGCCAGTGTTGATACACCAAAAGCAGCATCAAAAACAATTCGTGTGAACATCGCCAAGCTTGATCACTTAATGAATTTATTTGAAGAGCTTGTTGTCGGTCGTGGTCGACTAGAGCAGATATCAAAGGAACTTGGAAATGATGATTTAAATGACTCCGTCGAACGGATGGTAAGAACGTCGCAGGACTTACAAAGTATGATTTTAACGATGCGCATGGTTCCAGTGGATCAAGTGTTCAATCGTTTCCCAAGAATGGTGCGTCAGCTGGCAAAAGATTTGGGCAAACAGGTTCAGCTGGACATTGTTGGTGCTGAAACGGAGCTTGACCGCACAGTCATTGATGAAATTGGCGACCCACTCGTGCATTTGATTAGGAATGCTCTGGATCACGGGATTGAAACGCCAGAAGTACGCGTTCAACGTGGAAAAACGCCAGTGGGTCACCTCACACTATCCGCATACCATAGTGGCAATCACGTGTTTATTGACATTAAAGAGGATGGCGCGGGGATCGCGAAAGAAAAGGTGCTTGCAAAGGCGATTGAACGTGGTCTCGTCACATCTGATCAAGCGGATCAACTAGAAGAGCAACAGGTCTTTGAATTAACGATGGCTCCTGGGTTTTCTACCGCCGAAAAAATATCTGATGTGTCAGGTAGAGGTGTCGGTCTGGATGTCGTAAAAAACACTATAGAGTCACTTGGGGGCCATATTTCGATCACGTCGGAGTTAAACAAAGGCACCACCTTTTCAGTCCAACTGCCCCTTACGCTTTCAATCATCTCTGTCATGCTAACAAAAATTGCTGATGAAACATACGCTATCCCGCTTTCATCAATCGTAGAAACAGCAATCATTCGAAGAGACCAAGTGATGCGTGCCCATCAGCAGGAGGTCATCGATTTCCGTGGGAAGGTCGTTCCACTCGTCTTTCTTGGCCGTGTGTTTAACGTTGAAGGCATGGATGAACAAGGATCGCATCTTTCCGTTCTTATCGTTCGGAAAGGGGATAAAATGGCGGGCATTGTTGTGGATGAGCTCATTGGCCAGCAGGAAGTTGTCTTAAAATCGTTAGGAAACTATTTAACGTCCATCTTTGCCATTTCTGGCGCGACGATTCTTGGCGACGGAAAAGTGTCACTTATTGTTGATTGCAATTCGCTTATTAAATCCTAA
- a CDS encoding chemotaxis protein CheW produces the protein MTENVQTQEMKVIVFQLEDESYGVPVNQVKSIERMQAITRVPKAPTFVKGVINMRGVITPIIALRSRFDLEEVPHTDKTRMIIVSVGQMEVGLIVDAANDVIDIPLQAIEPPPSVVGVVERDYLNGVAKLEDRLLILLNLDKVLNESEVNSLKKLDE, from the coding sequence ATGACAGAAAATGTACAAACACAAGAGATGAAGGTTATTGTATTTCAATTAGAGGATGAGTCTTACGGAGTTCCTGTCAATCAAGTCAAATCCATTGAGCGTATGCAAGCTATTACGCGCGTCCCTAAAGCACCGACATTTGTCAAAGGTGTCATTAATATGAGGGGGGTCATTACGCCTATTATTGCGCTAAGGAGCCGCTTTGATCTCGAAGAAGTCCCTCACACAGATAAAACAAGAATGATTATTGTATCGGTCGGTCAGATGGAAGTAGGGTTAATTGTGGACGCCGCCAATGATGTTATTGATATTCCTTTACAAGCCATTGAACCGCCACCATCTGTTGTAGGTGTTGTGGAGAGGGATTATTTAAATGGTGTCGCGAAGCTCGAAGATCGACTCTTAATCCTTTTGAATCTAGACAAGGTTCTCAACGAAAGCGAAGTGAATTCGTTAAAAAAGCTGGACGAATAA
- a CDS encoding chemotaxis protein CheC: MTHSQLLNDAELDVLKEIGSIGAGHAAGALSELIGRPVMLQVPSVHLLGFDDALERLGGADSPTIASVFRVSGEAEGWMFVLFSPETAHALLTLLLGERSKESFKSLEFSAVGEVGNIVLGAYLTAIYNLTKLTLSPSVPNVVFDMVGAVLSAGLAEASAYGDEVLFIDSAFKDIGPGAVQFLFMPHLTTYQTFLDALGAAAK; the protein is encoded by the coding sequence ATGACGCACAGTCAGTTGCTGAACGACGCTGAATTGGATGTGTTAAAAGAAATCGGCAGTATTGGAGCAGGTCACGCTGCGGGCGCATTGTCCGAACTGATCGGCCGCCCTGTGATGCTCCAAGTTCCTTCTGTTCACTTGTTAGGCTTTGATGATGCCTTAGAGCGACTTGGTGGAGCCGATTCGCCGACAATTGCTTCTGTTTTTCGGGTATCTGGCGAGGCAGAAGGGTGGATGTTTGTTCTATTTTCTCCAGAAACAGCACATGCTCTGTTGACCTTGCTCTTGGGAGAAAGGTCGAAAGAAAGCTTCAAAAGCCTCGAATTTTCAGCAGTTGGCGAAGTTGGCAACATCGTGTTAGGAGCCTATCTCACCGCGATTTACAACCTGACGAAGCTCACACTTTCTCCGTCTGTGCCGAATGTGGTGTTTGATATGGTTGGTGCGGTTCTGTCAGCTGGTTTGGCAGAAGCGTCCGCTTATGGCGATGAGGTATTGTTTATTGATTCAGCCTTTAAGGACATTGGTCCTGGGGCCGTGCAATTTTTATTCATGCCTCATTTAACGACCTATCAAACGTTTTTGGATGCGTTAGGAGCGGCTGCAAAATGA
- a CDS encoding chemotaxis protein CheD, with product MIQTKPIAHRVGIAEVVFSAGEEQLKATGLGSCVAVVLFDESVSVAGMGHVMLPSSSIDQSKVPAKPGKFADTAVPYLCKKLQQQGAKHLKAKIAGGAQMFQFSNSNGQLNIGPRNVEAIKEQLKHCNIPLLNEHVGGHQGRTVVFTPKNSVFTIKLFQKGTFDI from the coding sequence ATGATTCAAACGAAACCAATTGCGCATCGTGTAGGCATCGCTGAGGTCGTCTTTTCTGCTGGAGAAGAGCAATTGAAAGCGACTGGACTAGGGTCCTGTGTTGCTGTGGTCCTGTTTGATGAAAGTGTATCAGTCGCAGGGATGGGACATGTCATGCTGCCATCATCAAGCATTGATCAATCTAAAGTGCCTGCGAAACCAGGGAAATTTGCCGATACAGCTGTTCCTTATCTATGCAAAAAACTACAGCAGCAAGGAGCCAAGCATCTGAAGGCGAAAATTGCTGGAGGTGCTCAAATGTTTCAATTCTCAAACAGCAATGGACAGTTAAACATTGGGCCACGGAATGTAGAAGCCATTAAAGAACAGCTTAAACACTGCAACATTCCATTATTAAATGAGCATGTCGGTGGTCATCAAGGAAGAACCGTTGTTTTCACACCGAAAAACAGCGTCTTTACGATAAAACTATTCCAAAAGGGGACGTTTGACATATGA
- a CDS encoding FliA/WhiG family RNA polymerase sigma factor: MTFARTNEPEAAWRCWADSRDPEAGNDLIAYYYPLVAYHVQRIASGLPKNIQRDELSSYGLLGLYDALEKFDIDRDLKFDTYASFRIRGAIMDGLRKEDWMPRSLREKCKKIDAAVDVLEQRLMRRPTAEEIAEHTGYQAADVYEALSEGFFANILSMDEGYSDRGEKEDKATVNIKDERARTPEEQMEHEETLNEMTTLLHELNEKEQLVISLFYKEELTLTEIGRMLSLSTSRVSQIHSKALFKMKHLIQGEEIAKRSTNSR; this comes from the coding sequence ATGACGTTCGCCCGTACGAATGAACCAGAAGCCGCGTGGCGGTGCTGGGCTGATAGCCGTGATCCCGAAGCAGGCAATGATTTAATTGCCTATTACTATCCGTTAGTAGCCTACCATGTTCAGCGTATTGCCTCAGGACTTCCTAAAAATATTCAGCGTGACGAGTTAAGCAGCTATGGGTTACTTGGGCTATATGATGCGCTTGAAAAATTTGATATCGATAGAGACCTTAAATTTGATACGTATGCGAGTTTTCGCATTCGTGGTGCTATTATGGATGGCTTGCGAAAAGAAGATTGGATGCCTCGCAGTTTAAGAGAAAAGTGTAAAAAAATCGATGCGGCGGTTGACGTTCTTGAGCAACGCCTCATGCGACGCCCTACGGCCGAAGAGATTGCGGAACATACCGGCTATCAGGCCGCGGATGTATACGAAGCGCTTTCTGAAGGATTTTTCGCAAATATCCTATCGATGGACGAAGGCTATTCAGATCGTGGTGAAAAAGAAGACAAGGCTACAGTGAATATTAAGGACGAGCGAGCTCGGACTCCAGAAGAACAAATGGAGCATGAAGAAACACTGAATGAAATGACCACGCTCTTGCATGAGTTAAACGAAAAAGAACAGCTTGTCATCAGTCTTTTTTATAAGGAAGAGCTGACGTTAACTGAGATTGGGCGCATGCTGTCGTTATCGACGTCGCGGGTGTCGCAAATACATTCCAAGGCATTATTTAAAATGAAGCATCTTATTCAAGGTGAAGAGATCGCGAAACGCTCTACCAATTCGAGGTGA
- a CDS encoding DUF6115 domain-containing protein — protein sequence MYVLVIASILLNIIVLLCIVILYTKLKAVENQGTPAFGKELLAYMDDTHEDNEKLLQAIEKLSKRQEKGVNGSSEPSTPPVPQISKDSAPKAIPQVGATFGQYLHRATETYSPPLETDEAVYSPPPLKEEQLYTTSNEAKILQLAEKGWTVEDIARKLNKGKTEVQLTIKMNHKKDV from the coding sequence ATGTACGTTCTTGTCATAGCAAGCATTTTACTAAACATTATTGTGCTTTTATGTATTGTTATTCTGTACACGAAGCTAAAGGCAGTAGAGAATCAGGGCACCCCAGCCTTTGGCAAAGAGTTGCTTGCGTATATGGATGACACGCATGAAGATAACGAAAAACTTTTACAGGCAATTGAAAAGCTATCTAAGCGGCAGGAAAAGGGGGTCAATGGGTCTTCTGAACCAAGCACTCCACCCGTCCCGCAAATAAGTAAGGATTCTGCTCCAAAAGCAATCCCACAGGTAGGGGCAACATTTGGACAGTATTTGCACAGAGCGACGGAGACTTACAGCCCACCTCTGGAAACCGATGAGGCTGTCTATTCACCACCGCCTTTAAAAGAAGAGCAATTGTACACCACCTCCAATGAAGCGAAAATCCTCCAGCTTGCAGAAAAAGGCTGGACGGTGGAAGACATTGCGAGGAAACTGAACAAAGGAAAGACCGAAGTTCAGCTGACAATTAAAATGAACCATAAAAAGGACGTATGA
- the rpsB gene encoding 30S ribosomal protein S2 — translation MSVISMKQLLEAGVHFGHQTRRWNPKMKRYIFTQRNGIYIIDLQKTVKKVEEAYRFVRDISADGGTVLFVGTKKQAQDSVREEATRAGMHFVNQRWLGGTLTNFETIQKRITRLKKIRKMEEDGTFDVLPKKEVVQLRKEHERLEKFLGGIQDMKGLPDALFIIDPRKERIAVAEARKLNIPIVAIVDTNCDPDEIDVIIPGNDDAIRAVRLLCAKMADAVLESKQGEETPA, via the coding sequence ATGTCAGTTATTTCAATGAAACAGCTTTTAGAAGCTGGGGTTCATTTCGGTCATCAAACTCGTCGATGGAACCCAAAAATGAAGCGTTACATCTTTACACAGCGTAATGGTATTTACATCATTGACCTGCAAAAAACGGTCAAGAAAGTAGAAGAAGCGTATCGTTTTGTACGTGATATCTCTGCTGATGGCGGAACAGTCTTGTTTGTTGGAACGAAAAAGCAAGCACAAGACTCGGTTCGTGAAGAAGCAACTCGTGCAGGTATGCACTTTGTGAACCAACGTTGGTTAGGTGGTACGTTAACCAACTTTGAAACGATCCAAAAACGTATTACACGCCTGAAAAAAATCCGCAAAATGGAGGAAGACGGCACGTTTGACGTCCTTCCGAAAAAAGAGGTTGTTCAACTTCGTAAAGAACATGAACGCCTTGAAAAATTCCTAGGCGGTATTCAAGACATGAAGGGTCTTCCAGATGCATTGTTCATCATTGACCCTCGTAAAGAGCGCATCGCTGTTGCGGAAGCGCGTAAACTTAACATTCCAATTGTAGCTATTGTTGATACAAACTGTGATCCAGATGAAATTGATGTCATTATCCCTGGGAACGATGACGCAATCCGTGCGGTTCGCTTGTTATGTGCAAAAATGGCAGATGCCGTTCTTGAGTCAAAACAAGGCGAAGAAACACCTGCATAA
- the tsf gene encoding translation elongation factor Ts has protein sequence MAVTAQMVKELRAKTGAGMMDCKKALTETGGNMDKAIDYLREKGIAKAAKKADRVAAEGLTYIETEGNNAVIVEVNSETDFVAKNDGFKQMIATLAKHLLAEKPGSVEEALKTTISSEGTTVQEFINSNIAKIGENLSLRRFTVLTKEDSDVFGGYLHMGGRIGVLSVVKNTADEQVARDVAMHAAAINPRYVKRDEVPQAEVAQEEEVLKQQALNEGKPENIVEKMVQGRLNKFFEDICLVDQGFIKDPDTKVGKYLASKGAEVDSFVRYEVGEGIEKREDNFAEEVMNQVNK, from the coding sequence ATGGCTGTAACAGCACAAATGGTAAAAGAACTGCGCGCAAAAACAGGTGCAGGAATGATGGACTGCAAAAAAGCATTAACCGAAACTGGCGGAAACATGGATAAAGCAATTGATTATCTTCGTGAAAAAGGTATCGCAAAAGCAGCGAAAAAAGCTGACCGTGTTGCGGCTGAAGGACTTACGTATATCGAAACAGAAGGCAACAATGCCGTTATCGTTGAAGTAAACTCTGAAACTGATTTTGTTGCTAAAAATGATGGTTTCAAGCAAATGATTGCAACGCTTGCTAAACATCTCTTGGCTGAGAAGCCTGGAAGTGTTGAAGAGGCACTAAAAACAACCATTTCTTCTGAAGGTACGACAGTCCAAGAATTTATCAATTCAAACATTGCAAAGATTGGTGAAAACCTCTCATTGCGTCGTTTTACTGTGTTAACGAAAGAAGACAGCGATGTATTTGGCGGCTATTTGCATATGGGTGGACGCATCGGCGTACTGTCCGTTGTTAAAAACACTGCTGATGAGCAGGTAGCAAGGGACGTTGCCATGCACGCGGCTGCGATAAACCCACGTTACGTAAAAAGAGATGAAGTTCCACAAGCAGAAGTTGCGCAAGAGGAAGAAGTCCTTAAGCAACAAGCTCTTAATGAAGGAAAACCTGAAAATATCGTTGAAAAAATGGTGCAAGGCCGTTTGAACAAGTTTTTCGAAGACATCTGTCTTGTAGACCAAGGGTTTATCAAAGACCCAGATACAAAAGTAGGAAAATACTTAGCTTCTAAAGGCGCTGAAGTTGATTCCTTCGTGCGTTATGAAGTCGGCGAAGGTATTGAAAAGCGTGAAGACAACTTCGCTGAAGAAGTGATGAACCAAGTGAATAAGTAA
- the pyrH gene encoding UMP kinase, translating into MNNAKYERIVLKLSGEALAGDQGFGIDPKIVQSISLQVKEVVELGVEVAVVVGAGNIWRGKVGGEMGMDRATADYMGMLATVMNSLALQDSLENIGIQTRVQTSIEMRQVAEPYIRRKAIRHLEKKRVVIFAAGTGNPYFTTDTTAALRAAEIEADVILMAKNKVDGVYSADPSIDANAKKYNELSYLDLLKGGLGVMDSTASSLCMDNNIPLLVFSIMEEGNIKRAVLGENIGTVVRGK; encoded by the coding sequence ATGAACAACGCGAAATATGAACGAATTGTATTAAAACTTAGTGGGGAAGCACTTGCTGGTGATCAAGGCTTTGGCATCGACCCGAAAATTGTGCAGTCCATCAGCTTGCAAGTCAAGGAAGTTGTCGAACTTGGTGTCGAAGTCGCTGTCGTTGTTGGCGCTGGCAATATATGGAGAGGAAAAGTCGGTGGTGAAATGGGTATGGACAGAGCCACCGCAGATTACATGGGTATGCTTGCGACCGTCATGAACTCTCTTGCGCTTCAAGACAGCCTAGAAAATATTGGGATTCAGACGCGTGTTCAGACGTCCATCGAAATGAGACAGGTAGCAGAACCGTATATTCGCCGCAAAGCGATTCGTCATCTTGAGAAAAAAAGAGTCGTTATTTTTGCAGCAGGCACTGGAAATCCGTACTTTACGACGGATACGACAGCAGCTTTGCGTGCAGCAGAAATTGAAGCTGACGTGATTTTAATGGCGAAAAACAAAGTGGATGGCGTCTATTCTGCAGATCCATCAATTGATGCGAACGCCAAGAAATACAATGAGCTTTCCTATTTGGACCTCTTAAAAGGTGGATTAGGGGTCATGGACTCCACCGCTTCATCGCTATGCATGGACAATAACATTCCACTGTTAGTTTTTTCGATTATGGAAGAAGGAAATATTAAACGGGCGGTGCTTGGAGAAAATATTGGCACTGTTGTAAGGGGGAAATAA
- the frr gene encoding ribosome recycling factor, with protein sequence MAKQIIANTKDRMDKTEQALRKELATVRAGRATPSLLDKVQVEYYGALTPLNQLATISAPEARLLVIQPFDKSSITDVEKAIQKADLGLSPTNDGQVVRIGIPALTEERRLELVKVVKKYGEDAKVSVRNIRRDGNDELKKIEKNGDITEDELRGYNEDIQKLTDDSTKNIDDTIKQKEKEMLEV encoded by the coding sequence ATGGCAAAGCAAATCATTGCAAACACGAAGGATCGGATGGACAAAACAGAGCAGGCCTTGCGTAAGGAGCTTGCAACCGTTCGTGCAGGTCGTGCTACACCTAGTTTACTTGATAAGGTACAAGTGGAATACTATGGCGCATTGACTCCATTGAACCAGTTGGCGACCATTTCTGCTCCTGAAGCACGCTTGCTCGTCATTCAACCTTTTGACAAATCGAGCATTACAGATGTTGAAAAAGCGATTCAAAAAGCTGATTTAGGTTTATCGCCAACGAATGACGGTCAGGTCGTACGTATCGGGATTCCTGCATTAACGGAAGAGCGCCGTTTAGAGCTTGTCAAAGTCGTAAAAAAATATGGCGAAGATGCGAAAGTATCTGTGCGTAATATTAGAAGAGATGGCAATGATGAATTGAAGAAGATCGAAAAAAATGGTGATATTACTGAAGACGAGCTTCGAGGTTATAATGAAGATATTCAGAAGCTAACCGATGATTCGACGAAAAACATTGATGACACCATTAAACAAAAAGAAAAAGAAATGCTAGAAGTGTAA
- a CDS encoding isoprenyl transferase, which yields MLEKLSNWRSNKGNQKQDQEWTVEEVDPQKLPKHVAIIMDGNGRWAKKRGLPRIAGHHEGMKAIRRIVRLASRLGIETLTLYAFSTENWKRPKTEVDYLLGLPEEFLGTFLPELISENVQVKIIGKKDQLPGATVRAVERMVGETTYNNGLTLNFALNYGSRQEIVEAFRDMTEDIQDKKISANDISEDLISSYMATKALRDPDLLIRTSGELRLSNFMLWQIAYTELWFTDVFWPDFKDRNLLEAIIQYQRRGRRYGGV from the coding sequence ATGCTAGAAAAACTCTCTAATTGGAGAAGCAATAAAGGGAATCAAAAGCAAGACCAAGAGTGGACGGTCGAGGAAGTGGATCCTCAAAAGCTGCCAAAACATGTCGCCATTATTATGGATGGCAACGGTCGATGGGCAAAAAAAAGAGGACTCCCGAGAATTGCAGGGCATCATGAGGGGATGAAGGCCATTCGCCGTATTGTTCGGCTCGCAAGTAGACTTGGGATCGAAACACTCACGCTTTACGCTTTTTCAACGGAAAATTGGAAACGCCCAAAAACGGAAGTGGATTATTTGTTAGGTCTTCCTGAGGAATTTCTCGGAACCTTCCTGCCCGAACTTATTTCCGAAAATGTTCAGGTGAAGATTATTGGGAAGAAAGATCAACTCCCAGGCGCTACCGTAAGGGCAGTAGAGCGAATGGTTGGTGAGACGACTTACAATAATGGGCTCACTTTAAATTTTGCGCTGAATTATGGAAGTCGACAGGAAATCGTCGAAGCTTTCCGTGACATGACTGAAGACATTCAGGACAAGAAAATTTCCGCCAACGATATTTCCGAGGACCTGATCTCTTCTTATATGGCAACGAAAGCACTTAGAGATCCTGATCTACTTATTCGAACCAGCGGAGAATTGCGTTTAAGCAATTTTATGCTATGGCAAATTGCGTATACAGAGCTCTGGTTTACAGATGTCTTCTGGCCAGATTTTAAAGACCGCAATCTATTAGAAGCCATAATTCAATATCAAAGAAGAGGTCGCAGGTACGGAGGCGTTTGA
- a CDS encoding phosphatidate cytidylyltransferase → MRIRILTAVFLLLLFVPLLFLGGIPFTLLVYCIATLCLYEFFEMKRLNFFSLHGLISTVLIWLVLIPSAYSAPFENSEFTKIEILTLSILLLLTLTVLSKNKVTIEDMSFVLFGALYVGMGLYYLIELRAVGLPYILYALLIVWATDTGAYFVGKSIGSHKLWPDISPNKTTEGFVGGILCALAVSFLLFLWHPIYDSIWVGLVITAVLSVAGQMGDLAESAFKRHFGVKDSGKLLPGHGGVLDRIDSLIFILPILYLLHML, encoded by the coding sequence ATGAGAATTCGAATCTTAACAGCAGTGTTCTTGTTGCTTTTGTTTGTACCACTTTTATTTTTAGGTGGTATTCCATTTACACTGCTCGTGTATTGTATTGCAACATTATGTTTGTATGAATTTTTTGAAATGAAACGGCTCAATTTTTTCTCTCTTCACGGCTTGATTTCAACTGTTCTTATTTGGCTCGTCCTTATTCCCAGTGCATATTCAGCGCCGTTTGAAAATAGTGAGTTTACTAAAATTGAAATTCTGACTTTATCTATTCTTTTGCTTCTCACACTTACTGTGTTGTCAAAAAACAAAGTGACGATAGAAGACATGTCTTTTGTGCTGTTTGGTGCTCTATACGTTGGTATGGGCTTATACTATCTTATCGAGCTGCGTGCCGTTGGGCTGCCCTATATTCTTTACGCATTGCTCATTGTATGGGCGACCGATACCGGAGCTTATTTTGTTGGTAAATCGATAGGTAGCCATAAGTTGTGGCCTGACATTTCACCAAACAAAACAACCGAAGGCTTTGTTGGAGGCATATTATGTGCGTTGGCCGTATCGTTTCTGCTGTTTTTGTGGCACCCTATCTATGACTCCATTTGGGTGGGTCTCGTCATTACAGCAGTCTTGAGTGTTGCTGGGCAAATGGGCGACTTGGCAGAATCCGCATTTAAACGTCATTTCGGTGTCAAAGACTCAGGTAAATTGCTTCCAGGTCATGGTGGTGTTTTAGATCGAATTGACAGTTTGATATTCATTTTGCCGATCCTTTATTTGTTGCATATGTTATAG